Genomic segment of Pseudovibrio brasiliensis:
CCGCAATTGGCGGAGCGATGCCAACGCTGAACACAAAGCCGGAAGCGGTAAGTTTCAGGTAATCAACCAGGTCACTACACCCGGCAATATAGCCACCACATCCAGCTAGTGTTTTGGAGAATGTACCCATCCAGATGTCGACGTCTTTGGGATCAATCTGGAAGTGCTCAGCGATCCCGCGACCCGTCTTACCAAGAATGCCGATGGAGTGCGCCTCATCGACCATGAGCCACGCACCATACTTTTTCTTAATCTCAATAAGACGTGGCAAATCCGGATAATCGCCATCCATGGAGTACACGCCTTCCACCACGATCAGAACGCGTGGGTGCTTGTGCGCGCGCAATTCCAGAATGTTTTCAAGGGCATCAAGATTGTTGTGCGGGAAGGACTGGCGGACAGCACCGGAGAGTTTGGCGCCGGTTACAATGCTGTTGTGGATGTAGCTGTCGTGGATGATCAGATCATCCGGCTGCATCAGCTGGCCGATGCTGGTGACGTTGGTGGCATGCCCGCTGACAAATGCAACAGAGCTCTCGACACCATGCATCTTCGCAATGAGTTCTTCCAGCTCTGTGTGGATCACACGCTCACCAGCCACAACTCGGCTTGCGCTGGCAGAGATGCCATAGTGGTCAACGGCGTTTTTCGCGGCTTGCTGAACCTTTTCGTGGCCGTTCAATCCGAGATAATCGTAGGAGGAGAAGTTAAGGTACGTCTCTCCATCAATTTGGGTTGTCGCCCCGGCACGTGCTTCATGGGCGCGGAAGAACGGGTTGTTGATCTGCAACAGATCCGCCGCGGCCTTTTGAAGGCGAATTTCTTTAAAACCCGGCAAGTCAGCAAATTTTGGTGCGATTACCTGTGTCTGAGCTGGTTTGGTTGCCTTTGGCTTCGGAGCAGCCGACTTTGAGCGCCGCACAGCGCTCAAAGCACTTAAACGGTCGTCTTTGCTCAGTTTTTTCTTTTCTGACTTGGCCATTAATTCAAAATTCTTGCGTTCTTGCCTTGATGGGAATCGAGGATTTCGCGAACGCTCGATTTTTGAGCGTCATCGAGATCATCAGAAAGGTGCTGGCTTGCCAGAGTGTTGTGCGAGCCTTCCTCAGCAGAGGCATCACCACCTTCACGTTTGCGGAGCTTTTGTAGAATCTGAGCTGCAAAGTCATCCAAACATGTCCCGCCGGAGATAGAAACCAGCGGAATCTCCAGATTGAAACGTTTCTGGATACCCATTCGCAGTTCCAGCCCCATCAACGAATCCATACCGAATTCGGCCAGTGGCCGCTGATGTGAGATGTCTTCCGCAGGAAGGCGTAGGATACGGCCAATTTCGCCGGCTAGAATATGCGCGACGACCTCTTTAGCTTCTGCATCAGATTTGCCTTCAATCAATGAAAGAATGTCTGTTGCACCATCACTGTCGCCATCAACGTCAGTGCGGCCCACGATCTCCTGGAAGAGAGGCTTACTGAGTAGGGACAGAGACTGATGTGCTGCAGCCCACGCGAAGCGGCCTATATGGACAACTGCACTTGGGGCAGATCCATCATCCTGTTCCATCGCCAGCTTGAGGATATCCAGACCTTCACGTGCCTTGATGGTTGCTTCACCAAGGTGACGGGAAAGCTTGTCGGAAACATCGGCGTTTCTGGCAAGGAAGCCCACATCGCCGATCGCACCCCAGCCAACAGCTGTAGCAGGCCTACCCGCTTTACGGCGCGCTCTTGCGAGGCCTTCCAGATAACCATTGGCCGCCACATAATGAGACTGACCTGGGTTGCCAATCAGTGTTGTTGCTGAAGAGAACAGAATGAATTGTTCAAGCTCGTCGTCGCGCGTCAGCTCATCAAGCAGACTTGCACCCTGAACTTTGGGCTCCAGAACCTTGCGGAAGCGCTTTTCGTCAAGTTGCTGAATGATACCGTCATCAAGCACCATCGCTGCATGGGTAACGCTCTTGATTGGCGCGGACTGGCGCAGTTCGGTCAACAGGGTGTTGATCGCAGCCCGGTCGGTCACATCACAGCTGACTGCAGAGACGTTAACACCTTTGTTGGCAAGTGTCTCAAACAGCTTCTCATGCGCTTCACTGACGTTTGCAGAGCGGCTTGTCAGAGTGATACGACGTGCGCCGTTGTCCGCCATCCAACGGCAGATCTCTAGGCCAAAGCCCCCCAGTCCGCCAATGACAACATGATGCCCATCAGAGGAGAACTCCAGCGGTTTACGTTCCTGAGGGACGCGTACCTCTTCTGGCTCAGGAGGTGTAATCAGGATCTTCCCGATGTGGCCGGAGCGCTGCATCAGACGGAAGGCATCCTGCACGTTGCGACCTTCGAACACGCGATATGGCAGTGGAGTGAAGGTGCCATCTTTGATCAGCTCAAAGACATCTTCAATCAGCTTGCGGGCCAGATCACTGTCATGCAGAAGGATCTGGTCCAGATCAATGCCGAAGTAAGACACATTGCGACGGAATGGGCGCAGGCCGATTTTGGTATTTGCGTAGTAATCGCGCTTACCCAGCTCAAGGAAGCGGCCAAATGGGCGAACAATGTTGATACTCGCTTCCATCGCTTCGCCAGCGAGGGAGTTCAGAACAGCATGGACACCTTTCCCATCTGTGATTTCCATGACCTTGTCAGGGAAATCGAGACTACGGGAATCGAGAATTTGGTCTGCTCCAAGCAGGCGCAGAATCTCACGTTTCTCTTCAGAACCGGCTGTTGCGATAATTTTTGCACCAACGTGCTTTGCAATCTGCAATGCAGCAAGGCCAACGCCACCAGCGCCACCATGGATGAGAACCCATTGATCTTCTTTGAGTTCTCCAAGGTGAATGAGAGAGTAGTAAGCTGTCAGGAAGGCAACCGGATAGGTTGCAGCTGATACAAGATCCTGGCTCTGATCAAGCTTTGCAACTGCGAACTTAGGACACGTCACATAAGATGAATAACCACCAGAAGTGAAGGCAACCACTTTGTCTCCAACTGAGACATCGCTCACATTCTCTCCGACACGGGTAACCGTACCGGAGATCTCCAGACCCAGATTTGGGCCGCCATATCCATCTTCGAGAGCTTCTTCAGGAAGCATTCCCAGGGTCCACATCACATCACGGAAGTTAAGGCCCGTTGCCGCAACCTTGATCTCTACATGATCCTGTGTAGGCTCAATACGCTCCTGCCCGCGCCAATCCAGATGGTTCAGAGATCCCGCTTCAGAGAAGTTGAGTTCAACATTTTCTGCAGGTACCCAGGAAGATTGGCCAAATCCGGATTTGACGCGTGAAACCACCTGATTTTCATGTGGCAGGAGAAGCTCGTTCTCCTGATTTTGTGAGAACACAGCCTCCAGAACATCTGAGGTAATGTCCTCAATGGACTTATCAAGTGCAACGTCCAGTGTGAGTGGTGTAAGCTCTGGTGCTTCGTTTCCAAGCACACGTGCAAACGTCCAGGCAGCACTTTGTACTGGCACTTCCTGCTTTGAGTTATGGCCACTGCCGCCAGGAGCAACAAATGCAAGCTGCCCAGCAAGCCCCGGATAGGCTTTGACAAGACCGACGCAGGTTGCGCAGCGCTTCATCACCTGATCGACAGGATTATCGCCAGTTTCAGCCAAACCATAAAGATGGATGATCGTTTTCTGATCAGCATCTAGGAAGGATGATCCCGCCAGAGCAGTCTTCCATCCGCTTGCCTCATTCAGATCAAACTGATCGCTGTCAGCATCGAGAATAGTGATATTGCATGAAGCGAGGCGTTCATCCGCTTTGATCGCTTTGGCAATCTCCTGTTCTTGCTTCGCATTACCGGTAAGAACGAGGAGAGCATCGCTATCTGTCAGATCAAGTGCTGCACTTGTCTGCTGATCAGTTTTGTTGGCTTTAGACGTTGCATTCAGCAAAACAACGGAAGCACCATCTTTCAGCGCTTCTATTGAAATCGGTGTCTCAAATGAAGTGTTGCCAAACAGATCCAGCCAGTCATTGCTTGACTTAAGTGGACCGACTGGGAACTCATCGGACAACGAACCTGCAAACCAGTCTTGAGACAAGCCGAAGGCAACGTCATGGAAGACGTCGGTCAGAGGCTCAATCGCCAGGAACTGGCCACCTTCTGAGAGCGATTGCCCCAACTTGTCGAAGAGTTGAGGCTCGCTCTGACACGCTGTGTGGAGCAGGCCAGAAGAGACAATAATGTCGAATGGCCCTTGTTCCAGGGCTGCTTCCCAGGTGTGACCACTATCCAGATTGCTGGTGTCGAAAACAGTAATGTTCGGCTCGTCCAGGACACTGGCTGTCAAACGGGCAGCGCTTTTATGATTGCTGTCCGCGATAGAAATACGCGTAATCCGATTTGGAAGAAGCTGCTGAACATCCTTTGCCAGGTTCAGGCCAGAGCCGCTCAGGTCCAAAACGTGTAGTGGCGTGTTCAGATCCCAATCAGTAAGCGCAGTCTTCAACCATTGTGACACGCTCTTGCTGCGTGTTTGTGCTTCTGGAGAAGAATACCAATACTGTTCTAACATCGCGCTGGAATGCTCGAGATTTTCCTCATCAACAGTACCGCGTTGAAGGCCCTCAAGAACATGTTTGCGGGTGGTCGCAAGGATTGTTGCCGCAGCGATATCTTTCGGACTTTCCTCAAGCACACTTTCAACCAGTAAATCGAACTCCGGCAGTTCAAAATCGCTGTTCAAATCAAATCGACCTGCACCACAGTCTGTCGCCGCACCGGCTTCTTCCAGAATACTTAGAAGATTGATGAAATAGCGTCGGTGATTGACAGGCAGGCTTTCGATGGTAACGGTCTGATCATCATCGGCAAATTTTGAGATGATATCGAAAGCCGTCCGCTGTGCCGCTGCGTTGAGCAGCAAGTAAGCTTCCCGCTCCGCTTCGTCTTCAACGGTTCTGAATTTTTCGGCAACGTAATCTTCAATTGCAGGGAAGACGTGAGCCAGTTTATTTGCCTGAGCTGATGGGCTGCGCTGAAGAGCAGACTCTACGCGATAAATCAGATCGGAAGGATTGTCTTTTCTGCCGAGCTCAGTTGCTCTGAAACGTCCGCCTTTGATTGCGATGATGACGTTGTCATCTTCATCGAAGATCTGGAAGTCCGCCAGAATTGAGAGATCAGACGCACGTTTGACCTGAATGCGCACATAAGCAGGGGATGAACCTGATTTGTACTGACGAACTTTATCAAAGAAGATCGGCACGTAAGCCTTAGGACGGCTGTTTTGTGTCGTTGTTTCTCTGAACAAAGACAGCAACCCGTGGAAACACCCATCTAGCTCAGCGGGGTGAATACCGAAGGCGGAGACTTGATCAACTTCGTCAAGAGCAGACAGATGGACGATAAATGTACCTTGATCTACTTGGGAGACGTTTTGAGTGCGCTGGAAGCGTAGCCCAAATTCTAATCCATAGGTCAGAGCAGCTTTATAAATTTCCTCGCCACTGTTGATGAGGCTCGCAGCTTCAAAGTCCAGCTGAATGTCAGGTGCTGTTGTCTCCAGCTTCCCAACGCGGCCAACGGCATGCAGCGTCCAGTCATCGCCACTCAGGCGCATGCGACTAGAGATTTTAATTGTGCCTGTTTCCTCAGAGATTTCAGTTTGAACTTCCGTCAGATATTCGTCGCTCAAGACCAACGCTTGCAAAATATCCATGGAGCGAAGTTCAACAGCTTCAGAGCCAAACAAAGAGATGCCAGCTGCAAGAGCCATCTCAACATAACCGGCACCTGGGAAGATCATCTGGCCGTTGATGACGTGATCTTCCAGGAATGGAACGGTGAAGCGGTCCAGATGGGTCGTCCAGAGATTGTAATTGTTGTTTGGGCGCCATCCAAGCAGAGGATGTTCTCCCCCCCGGAAGATGCCCATGTTGGCTTCATGACTGTTTTCAAAGCGGAAGCTTTTGTTTTGCCAAGGCAGAGGTGGCAGATTGACTGGCTCCTCTGGGTTCTGGCCAAAAAGCTTATCTGTATCGACTTTAATGCCTGCAACAAAAGCGCGGGCCACCAGATTAATGACCGGATCTGCACCATTCAGCTGCTCATTGGACAAACTGGAAAGGACGGAACCTTTTCCGCCTTTGTCAGCTGCAACCTGGCGGAGATAACTCTGCAGAATTGGCTTTGGTCCAATCTCGATGATCGTGTCAGCACCAAGATCCAAAGCAGTGGCAACAGCTTTTGAAAACAGCACTGGTTTGCGAAGGTTCCGCCACCAGTAATCTGCGTTCAAATCCTCACCGTCAGCGACAGCGCCTGTCACGGTGGAGATGAAAGGGATATGGCTTGCAGTAGATTCAACCGTCCCCACTGCATTGCGGAATGGTCGTTCAACAGGTTCAATAAGTTGACTGTGGAACGGGTAGTTCAACGCAACTTTTCTGAAGGCAACATGGTTGGCCCGGGCAAACTTTGCAAAGCCGTCCATGTCTTCTTTAGTGCCAGACAAGCTGACTGACTTTAGACTGTTTTCAGCTGCAACTTCGATGGAGTCAAAGCCGCTTTGGGCAACAAGGCGGCGTGCTTCGTCGGCAGGAAGTACAAGTGCTGCCATGGTGCCGTGACCAGCAACCACTTCTTGTTCTGCAGATCTATGGAAAACAAGGTTGACGGCGGTTTCTAAGGTGAGTGCGCCTGCAATGTGAGCGGCAGCGACTTCGCCGATGCTGTGACCCAACACCATGTCTGGTTTGAGTGCATAGTCTTCCAGAGCCTTGCACAGGGCGACCTGAACAGCAAACAGAAGCGGTTGCGCGATGCTGGTCTTTTTGAGATCGTCTTCAAGCGTTTCACTGAAGAGTTCAGTTTTCAGTGACCAGCCGGACAAGCCAGTGAAGATTGCATCTACATTATTGAAGACCTGCTTAAACGATCCGTTTGCAGCGTAGGCATCACGGCCCATGCCTGCCCACTGAGCACCATTTCCTGAAAATGCAAACGCGCATTTCCCGGTGCTTGCAGCTTTGTTGGAGTAGATGACATTCGTGTTTTTCTTATCATTCGTAAAGTCGGAAAGCGCCGTCTTCAATAGTGTGAGATCAGCACCTGTAAACACAGCTTTTTCTTGGAAAGCGCGCTTCCGATGGAATGTTGCTGCACAAATCTTCTGACTATCCTTTTCAGTCAAAAGATTTTCATGCGCATACTTTTGAGCAAGTTCAACAAGGGCTTCTTTGGTTGGCGCGCTAAGAAGCAAAGTACTCTGATTTTGCTGAGTATTGAGCTGAGTTACATTTTCAGTTGGCGTATCTGGATCGCTGATGATGACGTGGGCGTTTGTACCCCCAAAACCAAATGAGTTCACGCCAGCAAAACGTGGAGCACCAGTGCGCGGAAGCTCAACACCTTCACCGGCGACTTTAATGTTTAAGGCATCAAAATCGATATCCGGGTTTGGATCTTTAAAGTGCAGACTGGCCGGGAAGTAATCATTCTGCAGAGCTAGGATTGATTTTGCTAGTCCAACCAACCCTGATGCCGGCTCCAAGTGACCAACATTGGTTTTTACAGAGCCAATAGGCAGCGGCGTGCGCCGTTTTTGTGCGAGAGTTCGACCAATGGAACCGGCTTCAGCGGGATCCCCCACACGAGTACCTGTACCGTGGGCTTCAACAAATGCGAGCTGGTTTGGATCAATTCCGTGCGTCTTATATACGCGATCAAGTAGATTGGCCTGTTCCACATCCGATGGAAGGGACATGCCAACTGTTCGACCATCAGAGTTGACGTCAACAGCAACGATATCTGCGTGTGATCGCTGGCCTTTCCAACGCGGAGCGTCCTTCCGTTTGATGACGAGTGCAACACCACCTTCAGAACGCACATAGCCGTTACCATTGGTATCGAAGGCTTTACACTGACCATCTGGAGACAACATGGTTGCCTGCGCAAAGCCGACAAATGGAAACGGACTCGCAAGCACGTTAACACCTGCCACAATCGCACAATCAATACGACCGGAACTCAGCGCTCGATAGGCTTCGTGAAGCGCAACCAGAGAAGAAGAGCATGCAGTGTCGACCGTAAAGCTTGGGCCTTTAAAGTCGAAGATGTAAGAAAGACGATTGGAGATAATAGATAGAGTGTTGCCGGTCATAAAGTGACCAGTTGCTACATTCGGATCGAATAGGCTTTCATTAGCATAATCGAGAGCAGACGCACCTACATAAACACCAACATGATCGCCTGCAAGAGTCTCAGGCGAAATGCCTGCGTCTTCAATCGCTTCCCAAGCAAGCTGGAGTAGGATCCGTTGCTGAGGATCCATTTGCTCCGCTTCACGAGGTGAAATGCCAAATGCGGTTGGATCAAAATCCCAGAGATTGTCTAGAATGCCAGCCTTGAAAGTATATGCCTTTCCTGGCTCTGACACCCGAGGATGTAAGTAGCGGAAATGAGACCAGCGATCTGTAGGAATTTCAGTGATGCTGTTTTGCTCTGACTTCAGCAAATGCCATAATGCTTCTTTGTTTGAAGCTCCAGGTACACGAACTGATAGGCCTACAATTTCCAACACGCAGCAAAACTCACTCAAATTTGGGGTAGCATCTAGATCTGTGATGCCTGCATCTAAACTTAAAGTTCCATATATAACCTAGACGCGAATGTACTTTCAAAAAAGAAGGCATCAACAGAAATTTTGATATCCCTTGATGTTGGAGGAGAGATATTGTCTCTACTAAATAAGTGGTAATTTTAATTGAGTTGAATTTTATGAAAAAATTAACTTCAGGGCATTTCGGTTGTTTTTGATTTTCGTTGTTTTTACTTGGTTCAATCGGTTTGGGTTAGTATTATTTATTTATTATCTCTGTATTGATACTCTGTTGCGATTGCTTTTTATGTTCAATCGCTCTCCTTTCAAAGGGAGGAGAAATATAATATGAACTTTACTCAAAACACTGCTCATAAATCTCTTCTATACGCTTCGTTTCTTCTTCAGTCAGTGCTTCGAATTCTTTTGATCTCGCGCGGTGAGAGAGTTTTCCGTTATTTTGATTCAGGAATCGGAAGAGGAGATCGGACAGTCGGGCGGGCATGTCGATGAGTTGGGAGAGTTCGCGTTGGAAGCGGTCGTGGTTTTGTAAGAAGCGGGCTTCCTCGGGTAAATCGTGTTCAACCGTACGTTTTACACAGGCGTAGAGGAATTCTGCGTGGGCTGTAGCATCAAAGAATCGGTAAAAGTCAGCAGTTTCGTTGGTCACAGTGAGGTTGCCGTGGGATGTGGGTTGCCAGTCAACCTTGCCGAGAAGGCGTGCTGAGTAATCTTCCAGCACCTGTCTGTAAGTATCGATTCGTTCCAGAATCACGGAGGAGACCGGGAACACCACGCCAGGTGGATTGAAGCCGCGCTGTGCTAGTGCGTGGTGGATCAGATAGCGGTGTAGCCTTCCGTTGCCGTCTTCAAATGGATGCACGTAAACGAAGCCGAAAGCGAGAACAGCTGCAGCCAGAACAGGGTCCAGATGCTTAGCATGGTCATGCGCAAAGTCGATCATGCCTTTCATCAAGCTTCTTAGATCTTCTGGTTTTGCGCTGATGTGATCTGGCACGGGCATACGGGTTTCGCGGTCGTGCATGCCGACGAAACCACCTTCTTCACGCAGGCCCAGATGAACGAAGCGGTCGTCACCAATCACGATG
This window contains:
- a CDS encoding aminotransferase class I/II-fold pyridoxal phosphate-dependent enzyme, which translates into the protein MAKSEKKKLSKDDRLSALSAVRRSKSAAPKPKATKPAQTQVIAPKFADLPGFKEIRLQKAAADLLQINNPFFRAHEARAGATTQIDGETYLNFSSYDYLGLNGHEKVQQAAKNAVDHYGISASASRVVAGERVIHTELEELIAKMHGVESSVAFVSGHATNVTSIGQLMQPDDLIIHDSYIHNSIVTGAKLSGAVRQSFPHNNLDALENILELRAHKHPRVLIVVEGVYSMDGDYPDLPRLIEIKKKYGAWLMVDEAHSIGILGKTGRGIAEHFQIDPKDVDIWMGTFSKTLAGCGGYIAGCSDLVDYLKLTASGFVFSVGIAPPIAAAVCEAIRLMEAEPERVQAAQSNGQYFLEKAQAANLDTGVSQGCAVVPIMVGDSLKATVLAARLLDRGLNVLPIIYPAVPEKSARLRFFITSEHTEVQLDQAVQLVNEEMATYNSNPISIQQVMSA
- a CDS encoding type I polyketide synthase, translated to MLEIVGLSVRVPGASNKEALWHLLKSEQNSITEIPTDRWSHFRYLHPRVSEPGKAYTFKAGILDNLWDFDPTAFGISPREAEQMDPQQRILLQLAWEAIEDAGISPETLAGDHVGVYVGASALDYANESLFDPNVATGHFMTGNTLSIISNRLSYIFDFKGPSFTVDTACSSSLVALHEAYRALSSGRIDCAIVAGVNVLASPFPFVGFAQATMLSPDGQCKAFDTNGNGYVRSEGGVALVIKRKDAPRWKGQRSHADIVAVDVNSDGRTVGMSLPSDVEQANLLDRVYKTHGIDPNQLAFVEAHGTGTRVGDPAEAGSIGRTLAQKRRTPLPIGSVKTNVGHLEPASGLVGLAKSILALQNDYFPASLHFKDPNPDIDFDALNIKVAGEGVELPRTGAPRFAGVNSFGFGGTNAHVIISDPDTPTENVTQLNTQQNQSTLLLSAPTKEALVELAQKYAHENLLTEKDSQKICAATFHRKRAFQEKAVFTGADLTLLKTALSDFTNDKKNTNVIYSNKAASTGKCAFAFSGNGAQWAGMGRDAYAANGSFKQVFNNVDAIFTGLSGWSLKTELFSETLEDDLKKTSIAQPLLFAVQVALCKALEDYALKPDMVLGHSIGEVAAAHIAGALTLETAVNLVFHRSAEQEVVAGHGTMAALVLPADEARRLVAQSGFDSIEVAAENSLKSVSLSGTKEDMDGFAKFARANHVAFRKVALNYPFHSQLIEPVERPFRNAVGTVESTASHIPFISTVTGAVADGEDLNADYWWRNLRKPVLFSKAVATALDLGADTIIEIGPKPILQSYLRQVAADKGGKGSVLSSLSNEQLNGADPVINLVARAFVAGIKVDTDKLFGQNPEEPVNLPPLPWQNKSFRFENSHEANMGIFRGGEHPLLGWRPNNNYNLWTTHLDRFTVPFLEDHVINGQMIFPGAGYVEMALAAGISLFGSEAVELRSMDILQALVLSDEYLTEVQTEISEETGTIKISSRMRLSGDDWTLHAVGRVGKLETTAPDIQLDFEAASLINSGEEIYKAALTYGLEFGLRFQRTQNVSQVDQGTFIVHLSALDEVDQVSAFGIHPAELDGCFHGLLSLFRETTTQNSRPKAYVPIFFDKVRQYKSGSSPAYVRIQVKRASDLSILADFQIFDEDDNVIIAIKGGRFRATELGRKDNPSDLIYRVESALQRSPSAQANKLAHVFPAIEDYVAEKFRTVEDEAEREAYLLLNAAAQRTAFDIISKFADDDQTVTIESLPVNHRRYFINLLSILEEAGAATDCGAGRFDLNSDFELPEFDLLVESVLEESPKDIAAATILATTRKHVLEGLQRGTVDEENLEHSSAMLEQYWYSSPEAQTRSKSVSQWLKTALTDWDLNTPLHVLDLSGSGLNLAKDVQQLLPNRITRISIADSNHKSAARLTASVLDEPNITVFDTSNLDSGHTWEAALEQGPFDIIVSSGLLHTACQSEPQLFDKLGQSLSEGGQFLAIEPLTDVFHDVAFGLSQDWFAGSLSDEFPVGPLKSSNDWLDLFGNTSFETPISIEALKDGASVVLLNATSKANKTDQQTSAALDLTDSDALLVLTGNAKQEQEIAKAIKADERLASCNITILDADSDQFDLNEASGWKTALAGSSFLDADQKTIIHLYGLAETGDNPVDQVMKRCATCVGLVKAYPGLAGQLAFVAPGGSGHNSKQEVPVQSAAWTFARVLGNEAPELTPLTLDVALDKSIEDITSDVLEAVFSQNQENELLLPHENQVVSRVKSGFGQSSWVPAENVELNFSEAGSLNHLDWRGQERIEPTQDHVEIKVAATGLNFRDVMWTLGMLPEEALEDGYGGPNLGLEISGTVTRVGENVSDVSVGDKVVAFTSGGYSSYVTCPKFAVAKLDQSQDLVSAATYPVAFLTAYYSLIHLGELKEDQWVLIHGGAGGVGLAALQIAKHVGAKIIATAGSEEKREILRLLGADQILDSRSLDFPDKVMEITDGKGVHAVLNSLAGEAMEASINIVRPFGRFLELGKRDYYANTKIGLRPFRRNVSYFGIDLDQILLHDSDLARKLIEDVFELIKDGTFTPLPYRVFEGRNVQDAFRLMQRSGHIGKILITPPEPEEVRVPQERKPLEFSSDGHHVVIGGLGGFGLEICRWMADNGARRITLTSRSANVSEAHEKLFETLANKGVNVSAVSCDVTDRAAINTLLTELRQSAPIKSVTHAAMVLDDGIIQQLDEKRFRKVLEPKVQGASLLDELTRDDELEQFILFSSATTLIGNPGQSHYVAANGYLEGLARARRKAGRPATAVGWGAIGDVGFLARNADVSDKLSRHLGEATIKAREGLDILKLAMEQDDGSAPSAVVHIGRFAWAAAHQSLSLLSKPLFQEIVGRTDVDGDSDGATDILSLIEGKSDAEAKEVVAHILAGEIGRILRLPAEDISHQRPLAEFGMDSLMGLELRMGIQKRFNLEIPLVSISGGTCLDDFAAQILQKLRKREGGDASAEEGSHNTLASQHLSDDLDDAQKSSVREILDSHQGKNARILN